In one Sphingomonas sanguinis genomic region, the following are encoded:
- a CDS encoding flagellar motor switch protein FliM, with protein MVNAAPQVERRERGREQTADHGVLGTTKLNPFGDLHTMQHLSARLARSLRGLFESLLREELRCWAEPLVVQRFADYRAERGDGLSAWLPMAMTSASGSTADAQALIVIDGAFSLALIDLLFGGTGAVPDVLPPEFSPAAEAMVSQLGGMMAAPLRGAWESLARIDFRAGHPEASPAMLSGIEGDDAMIVTRFGIDGRNRRPTMIDILYPVSALKPHGSALTGKVVDKQADVDPTWRGDLTRAVMTVRFPVRSVLAEPVVSLSRLMELKTGDVIPISFGPEVPVMVGGDLLGMGTVGTANGRAAVQLTSLNRSVEGLARAHEGFEE; from the coding sequence ATGGTTAACGCCGCCCCTCAGGTTGAACGCCGCGAACGCGGTCGTGAACAGACCGCCGATCACGGCGTGCTGGGCACGACCAAGCTCAATCCGTTCGGCGACCTGCACACGATGCAGCATCTGTCCGCGCGTCTCGCGCGGTCGCTGCGGGGGCTGTTCGAATCCCTTCTGCGCGAGGAACTGCGCTGCTGGGCGGAGCCGCTGGTCGTCCAGCGCTTCGCCGATTACCGGGCCGAGCGCGGCGATGGCCTGAGCGCGTGGCTGCCGATGGCGATGACCTCGGCCAGCGGCAGCACCGCCGACGCGCAGGCGCTGATCGTCATCGACGGCGCGTTCAGTCTGGCACTGATCGACCTGCTGTTCGGCGGCACGGGCGCGGTGCCCGATGTCCTGCCGCCCGAATTCTCGCCCGCCGCCGAGGCGATGGTGAGCCAGCTGGGCGGCATGATGGCCGCGCCGCTTCGCGGTGCCTGGGAATCGCTGGCCCGGATCGATTTCCGCGCCGGTCATCCCGAAGCCTCGCCCGCCATGTTGTCGGGGATCGAAGGCGACGACGCCATGATCGTCACCCGCTTCGGCATCGACGGCCGCAACCGCCGCCCGACCATGATCGACATCCTCTACCCCGTCAGCGCGTTGAAGCCGCACGGCTCCGCCCTGACCGGCAAGGTCGTCGACAAGCAGGCCGATGTCGATCCCACCTGGCGCGGCGACCTGACCCGCGCGGTGATGACGGTGCGTTTCCCGGTCCGCTCGGTGCTCGCCGAACCCGTCGTGTCGCTCAGCCGCCTGATGGAGCTGAAGACCGGCGACGTGATCCCGATCAGTTTCGGCCCGGAAGTGCCGGTGATGGTCGGCGGCGACCTGCTCGGCATGGGCACGGTCGGCACCGCCAATGGCCGCGCCGCCGTCCAGCTTACCTCGCTCAACCGGTCCGTCGAAGGACTGGCCCGCGCTCACGAAGGATTCGAAGAATGA
- a CDS encoding EscU/YscU/HrcU family type III secretion system export apparatus switch protein, producing the protein MSEGGEKTEAPTQKRRDKAREDGQILRSKDLAAALVMMAGIAWLMFAGPTLLGACKAVMATSFQFTHADVEDFEPFRPLLEAGGKLWPSLASLFAVTIVATIASQAGLGSLQFNPKALTPKPSKLNPASGLKRILGTDGWIELGKSLFKVVLLGVLGSYMLWKTSRTTLGLAQSDLNGAIGSLGGTFITILLVMGFGLTLIAGFDVPIQIVQLFSKLKMTKQEVKDEHKESEGNPEAKAHIRGKQREMSRRAVRAAVQEAHVILTNPTHFAVALRYDRGQDEVPVVVAKGRGATALAIRELAAELDTPVLEYPQLARAVYYTSREGQEVRADLYQAIAVVLAFVFGLNAGAGGTSQPPVEVPEGARFDENGVAQP; encoded by the coding sequence ATGTCGGAGGGCGGCGAAAAGACAGAAGCCCCAACCCAAAAACGCCGCGACAAAGCGCGCGAGGATGGGCAGATCCTGCGCAGCAAGGATCTTGCGGCGGCTTTGGTGATGATGGCGGGTATCGCCTGGCTGATGTTCGCAGGGCCGACGCTGCTCGGCGCGTGCAAGGCGGTGATGGCGACGAGTTTTCAGTTCACCCATGCCGATGTCGAGGATTTCGAACCGTTCCGCCCGCTGCTGGAAGCTGGGGGCAAGCTGTGGCCCTCGCTCGCCTCGCTGTTCGCGGTCACGATCGTCGCCACCATCGCGTCGCAGGCTGGCCTCGGCTCGCTCCAGTTCAATCCCAAGGCTCTGACCCCCAAGCCCTCCAAGCTGAACCCCGCCTCGGGGTTGAAGCGCATCCTGGGGACGGACGGCTGGATCGAACTGGGCAAATCGCTGTTCAAGGTCGTGCTGCTCGGCGTGCTCGGCAGCTATATGCTGTGGAAGACGTCGCGCACCACCTTGGGGCTGGCGCAGTCGGACCTGAACGGCGCGATCGGATCGCTGGGCGGCACCTTCATCACCATCCTGCTGGTCATGGGCTTCGGCCTGACCCTGATCGCCGGGTTCGACGTGCCGATCCAGATCGTCCAGCTCTTCTCCAAGCTCAAGATGACCAAGCAGGAGGTCAAGGACGAGCATAAGGAAAGCGAAGGCAACCCGGAAGCCAAGGCGCATATCCGCGGCAAGCAGCGCGAAATGTCGCGCCGTGCGGTGCGCGCGGCGGTGCAGGAGGCGCATGTCATCCTGACCAACCCGACCCATTTCGCCGTCGCCCTGCGCTACGACCGGGGTCAGGACGAGGTGCCGGTGGTGGTCGCCAAGGGGCGCGGCGCGACCGCCCTCGCCATTCGCGAACTGGCCGCCGAGCTGGATACGCCGGTGCTGGAATATCCGCAGCTCGCCCGTGCCGTCTACTACACCAGCCGCGAGGGGCAGGAAGTGCGCGCCGACCTGTATCAGGCGATCGCCGTCGTGCTCGCCTTCGTCTTCGGCCTCAATGCGGGGGCGGGCGGCACGTCGCAGCCGCCGGTCGAGGTGCCGGAGGGTGCCCGCTTCGACGAAAACGGCGTGGCGCAACCGTAA
- a CDS encoding FliI/YscN family ATPase — translation MLNRFTTDYLETLAQADFAPRAMVAGRLASYDGLLMEAVGLSLPVGTVCAIGDKGSHCVEAEVIGFRNGRTLMMNLGGPAPLLPRAPVRPLGPPGEAEVGAAMLGRVVDGSGKPIDGLGPIRGASHWPLAGKLQSPLDRGRVLEPMDVGVRAINGLLTIGQGQRVGIMAGSGVGKSVLLGMMVRAARADVIVIGLIGERSREVADFLETKVAGAARARSVVVAVPANHSPVLRIRGALRATAIAEAFRAEGKKVLLIMDSLTRVAHAGREIGLALGEPASARGYPPSAIAMLPNLIERAGADAHGTGSITAIYTVLADGDDGNDPVVDSARSILDGHIVLNRHLAERGVYPAIDIGPSVSRVMTDIVGRPHAQAARTLRRHLATYEENRDLVLMGAYRSGADPAIDAAIACHPAVMEYIRQDADEVVPLDHAVEELVGIFGQPIG, via the coding sequence ATGCTGAACCGTTTCACCACCGATTATCTGGAAACGCTGGCCCAGGCGGACTTCGCGCCGCGTGCGATGGTCGCGGGTCGGCTGGCCTCCTATGACGGTCTGCTGATGGAAGCGGTCGGGCTGTCGCTGCCGGTCGGCACGGTCTGTGCGATCGGCGATAAGGGCAGCCACTGCGTCGAGGCCGAGGTGATCGGTTTCCGCAACGGGCGCACGCTGATGATGAATCTGGGCGGCCCCGCCCCCCTGCTCCCGCGCGCGCCGGTGCGCCCGCTCGGCCCTCCGGGCGAGGCGGAAGTGGGCGCGGCGATGCTGGGCCGCGTGGTCGACGGGTCGGGCAAGCCGATCGACGGCCTGGGGCCCATTCGCGGTGCGAGCCACTGGCCGCTGGCGGGCAAGCTGCAGTCGCCGCTCGACCGGGGCCGCGTGCTCGAGCCGATGGACGTCGGCGTGCGCGCGATCAACGGGCTGCTGACCATCGGTCAGGGCCAGCGCGTCGGCATCATGGCGGGGTCGGGCGTCGGCAAATCGGTGCTGCTGGGCATGATGGTCCGCGCCGCCCGCGCCGATGTCATCGTCATCGGCCTGATCGGCGAGCGCAGCCGCGAAGTCGCCGACTTCCTCGAAACCAAGGTCGCAGGCGCGGCCCGCGCCCGCTCGGTCGTGGTCGCGGTGCCCGCCAACCATTCGCCGGTGCTGCGTATCCGCGGCGCCCTGCGCGCCACCGCCATTGCCGAGGCGTTTCGTGCCGAGGGCAAGAAGGTCCTGCTCATCATGGATTCGCTGACCCGCGTCGCCCATGCCGGGCGCGAGATCGGGCTGGCGCTGGGCGAACCCGCCTCGGCGCGGGGTTATCCGCCCTCGGCCATCGCGATGTTGCCCAATTTGATCGAGCGGGCGGGCGCCGATGCGCACGGGACCGGATCGATCACCGCCATCTACACCGTGCTGGCGGACGGCGACGACGGCAACGACCCCGTGGTCGACTCGGCGCGGTCGATCCTGGACGGGCATATCGTGCTCAACCGCCATCTGGCCGAGCGCGGCGTCTATCCCGCCATCGACATCGGCCCCTCGGTCAGCCGCGTGATGACCGACATCGTCGGCCGCCCGCATGCCCAGGCGGCGCGGACGCTGCGCCGTCATCTTGCGACGTACGAAGAGAATCGCGATCTCGTCCTGATGGGCGCGTACCGATCGGGCGCGGACCCGGCGATCGACGCCGCCATCGCCTGCCACCCGGCGGTGATGGAATATATCCGGCAGGATGCCGACGAGGTCGTGCCGCTCGACCATGCGGTCGAGGAACTGGTGGGGATTTTCGGCCAGCCGATCGGCTGA
- a CDS encoding flagellar basal body-associated FliL family protein: MSDTKETDEKAPKKKGKMGKIIVMVVAVLVLLGGGVGAGLYAANSGLIGGGHKKEDNGEAEAEAKHPGPKLVPKSEQKRAGAAGEGEGEGGHGGGEGGGEGGHGEGGEAKENKGMPTPVGDGGERYASNYYELPKDFTSNMRDSVHIIQVGLAVSTPYDDTVINNLKTNDLAVRSAILMTLGDSNEEMVFSSEGKRQLQRKLVDAINEILRQKEGFGGVANVYFTNFVVQ; encoded by the coding sequence ATGAGTGACACCAAGGAAACCGACGAAAAGGCGCCCAAGAAGAAGGGCAAGATGGGCAAGATCATCGTGATGGTGGTCGCCGTGCTCGTCCTGCTGGGCGGCGGCGTGGGCGCGGGGCTGTACGCGGCCAATTCCGGCCTGATCGGCGGCGGCCACAAGAAGGAGGACAATGGCGAGGCCGAGGCCGAGGCCAAGCATCCCGGACCCAAGCTGGTGCCCAAGTCAGAGCAGAAGCGCGCGGGCGCGGCCGGTGAAGGCGAGGGCGAAGGCGGTCACGGCGGCGGCGAAGGTGGCGGCGAGGGCGGCCATGGCGAAGGCGGCGAGGCCAAGGAAAACAAGGGGATGCCGACCCCGGTGGGCGATGGCGGCGAACGCTATGCGTCCAACTATTACGAGCTGCCCAAGGACTTCACCTCGAACATGCGCGACTCGGTGCATATCATCCAGGTGGGTCTGGCCGTTTCGACGCCCTATGACGACACGGTCATCAACAATCTGAAGACCAACGACCTGGCCGTCCGCTCGGCGATCCTGATGACGCTGGGCGACTCGAACGAGGAGATGGTCTTCTCCAGCGAGGGCAAGCGCCAGCTGCAACGCAAGCTGGTCGACGCGATCAACGAGATTCTGCGGCAAAAGGAGGGATTCGGGGGCGTCGCTAACGTCTACTTTACCAATTTCGTTGTTCAGTGA
- the fliN gene encoding flagellar motor switch protein FliN, translating to MNDMAGGFPVDTSVAANFRLLQDVDVKLTVEIGSTQLSLRELLALSESSVIELDRQANELLDVLVNGTLIGRGEVVTVGDRFGVRLTELVNPDKRG from the coding sequence ATGAACGATATGGCCGGGGGCTTCCCCGTCGACACATCGGTCGCGGCCAATTTCCGACTGCTCCAGGATGTCGACGTCAAGCTGACCGTGGAAATCGGCTCGACCCAGCTGTCGCTGCGCGAGCTGCTGGCGCTGTCCGAATCGAGCGTGATCGAACTGGACCGTCAGGCCAACGAGCTGCTCGACGTGCTGGTCAACGGCACGCTGATCGGGCGCGGCGAAGTGGTGACGGTCGGCGACCGGTTCGGCGTGCGCCTGACCGAGCTGGTCAACCCCGACAAGCGCGGCTGA
- a CDS encoding flagellar biosynthetic protein FliO, whose product MLWSYVLKLVVLLPLICGLMIGCLYLWRRMESRMPGRPATRLIHVRETMMISPGLRLAVIEFEGRNLLVSVGRGGVQLVDKVEGNGTTPAAPNPAPLTPTTPRRTDFVSRFAPKKFDQ is encoded by the coding sequence ATGCTCTGGTCCTATGTCCTCAAGCTCGTCGTCCTGCTGCCGCTGATCTGCGGCCTGATGATCGGTTGCCTGTATCTCTGGCGCCGTATGGAAAGCCGGATGCCGGGTCGCCCCGCCACGCGGCTGATCCATGTGCGCGAGACGATGATGATCTCGCCCGGCCTGCGCCTAGCGGTCATCGAGTTCGAGGGGCGCAACCTGCTCGTCTCGGTCGGGCGCGGCGGCGTCCAGCTGGTTGACAAGGTCGAGGGCAACGGCACCACGCCGGCCGCGCCCAATCCGGCGCCGCTGACGCCGACCACCCCGCGCCGCACCGATTTCGTCTCGCGCTTCGCACCCAAGAAGTTCGACCAATGA
- the fliR gene encoding flagellar biosynthetic protein FliR yields MLGFGLSIESQAWAILFLMIRIGAAFITAPVFGAVTIPLPVRVALAGAIAFLVNSVHPVVPPPVIFSVPTILSVAAEAIVGLALGLILQVAFTAPLVASELIGGSMGLNFATTIDPLNGRSSQALGQFFTVMLTLLFLSVDGHLVLVETIVKSYEALPPGQAWMAPAQFKAIALFGGYAFLAGLLLALPVGFLLLCLNLVMGMMGRAAPSLNLLSVGMPAALTIGVITIAVAFPAMGDYMLVIIREALAATENLVIG; encoded by the coding sequence ATGCTCGGCTTCGGCCTCTCGATCGAGTCGCAGGCTTGGGCGATCCTGTTCCTGATGATCCGCATCGGGGCCGCCTTCATCACCGCGCCCGTATTCGGCGCGGTGACGATCCCCCTGCCCGTGCGCGTCGCCCTGGCGGGCGCGATCGCGTTCCTGGTAAACTCTGTTCATCCGGTCGTGCCGCCGCCCGTCATCTTCTCGGTCCCCACCATCCTGTCGGTCGCGGCCGAGGCGATCGTCGGCCTGGCGCTCGGCCTGATCCTTCAGGTCGCCTTCACCGCGCCCCTGGTCGCCAGCGAGCTGATCGGCGGATCGATGGGCCTCAACTTCGCGACCACGATCGATCCGCTCAACGGCCGGTCGAGCCAGGCGCTGGGCCAGTTCTTCACCGTCATGCTGACCCTGTTGTTCCTGTCGGTCGACGGGCACCTCGTCCTCGTCGAGACGATCGTCAAAAGCTATGAGGCGCTGCCGCCCGGACAGGCCTGGATGGCCCCGGCGCAGTTCAAGGCGATCGCGCTGTTCGGCGGCTATGCCTTTCTCGCCGGGCTGCTGCTGGCGCTGCCGGTCGGCTTCCTGCTGCTGTGCCTGAATCTCGTCATGGGCATGATGGGCCGCGCCGCGCCGTCGCTCAACCTCTTGTCCGTGGGTATGCCCGCCGCGCTGACCATCGGCGTCATCACCATCGCCGTCGCCTTCCCGGCGATGGGCGACTATATGCTCGTCATCATCCGCGAAGCACTCGCCGCCACCGAAAATCTGGTGATCGGCTGA
- the fliP gene encoding flagellar type III secretion system pore protein FliP (The bacterial flagellar biogenesis protein FliP forms a type III secretion system (T3SS)-type pore required for flagellar assembly.), producing the protein MSISVTRRGTGPALIRAHGGDASKRSLKPLWIVLALLLALVIAMPAFAQAAPAAAPAAAPAPGVGDAVDRALGQLGGGNNGGSGSLSLSLQVLIIMGLLTILPGIILMMTSFTRIVIVLAILRQALGLQQTPPNQVLIGLSVFLSLFIMAPTISQINATAIEPYAQGRLPGTEMIKAAGAPLHAFMAKQTRVKDVTMFAEMAKSGPYASTNDIPYAVLLPAFVTSELKTAFQIGFLIFLPFIVIDLVVATVLMALGMMMLSPSIISLPFKLLLFVLIDGWALTMGSLANSFAT; encoded by the coding sequence ATGAGCATTTCCGTGACCCGCCGGGGCACCGGCCCCGCGCTGATCCGCGCCCATGGCGGCGACGCGTCGAAGCGCAGCCTGAAGCCGCTGTGGATCGTGCTGGCGCTGTTGCTGGCCCTGGTCATCGCGATGCCCGCCTTCGCCCAGGCCGCTCCGGCCGCGGCGCCCGCCGCGGCCCCGGCACCGGGCGTCGGCGATGCGGTCGACCGCGCGCTGGGCCAGCTGGGCGGCGGTAACAATGGCGGATCGGGTTCGCTGAGCCTGTCGCTGCAGGTCCTCATCATCATGGGCCTGCTGACGATCCTGCCGGGCATCATCCTGATGATGACCAGCTTTACCCGGATCGTCATCGTGCTCGCCATCCTGCGCCAGGCGCTGGGCCTGCAACAGACGCCGCCCAACCAGGTGCTGATCGGCCTGTCCGTCTTCCTGTCGCTGTTCATCATGGCCCCGACGATCAGCCAGATCAACGCGACCGCGATCGAACCCTATGCGCAAGGTCGCCTGCCCGGCACCGAGATGATCAAGGCCGCCGGCGCGCCGCTCCACGCCTTCATGGCCAAGCAGACGCGGGTGAAGGACGTGACGATGTTCGCCGAAATGGCGAAGTCCGGCCCCTATGCCAGCACCAACGACATTCCCTATGCCGTGCTGCTGCCCGCCTTCGTCACCTCGGAGCTGAAGACCGCGTTCCAGATCGGCTTCCTGATCTTCCTGCCCTTCATCGTCATCGATCTGGTGGTCGCCACCGTGCTGATGGCGCTGGGCATGATGATGCTGTCGCCTTCGATCATATCATTGCCGTTCAAGCTGCTGCTGTTCGTGCTGATCGACGGCTGGGCGCTGACCATGGGCAGTCTGGCGAACAGTTTCGCGACGTAG
- the fliQ gene encoding flagellar biosynthesis protein FliQ: MDAQYFLTLANQSMWVLALAAAPILVPVLVSGLVIGMIQAATSINEQTLSFVPKLIVVGVSILIFGGLIVGLLSDFMVSMFERIPDIVK, from the coding sequence ATGGACGCCCAATATTTCCTGACGCTGGCCAATCAGAGCATGTGGGTGCTGGCGCTCGCCGCCGCGCCGATCCTGGTGCCCGTGCTCGTCTCGGGTCTGGTAATCGGCATGATCCAGGCCGCGACGTCGATCAACGAACAGACGCTGTCGTTCGTGCCCAAGCTGATCGTCGTCGGCGTCTCTATTCTGATCTTCGGCGGCCTGATCGTCGGGCTGCTCAGCGACTTCATGGTCAGCATGTTCGAGCGTATCCCGGACATCGTCAAGTGA
- the fliD gene encoding flagellar filament capping protein FliD: MTTVSSSTSSNTTQSSTSSSSSTSSTNSAQNATKTAAQQLFTSLQTGSGIDLSTIVPSLIDAQFSVQTAALKAKADTLTAQISDVSSIKSSITDFASALASLAKGGTLATQAVSSDTTSLGVTTSAGAKLSGLSKSISINALATAQVSSTKSAYSTTASLGTGSLSIKVGSNDAVSIDIGSADSTPAALAAKINAANTGVKASVITDSSGNAYLSFTGASGKDNSFTITATEGDTAGLSRLNVGNNANGTTTSSTAANASITMDGVTVERSSNTVNDLVDGVTMTLSAVTSKPVSLTGASPTSALSTVVGNFVSTFNDNMTALNKAIDPITGDLRSDPAARSLAQTLRSLTTTKLVPGSAAGPQTLADLGVRTEKDGTLTIDQTVLSQTLSKYPDVVEQMFQSSGDNIIGLSAQMNTIQMSATSSVYGLTASYNNLTSQQSDNSDAQTALTDRRQVATDAMTARFAAMNTAVTQYKSVQSFMDQQVKMWTKSN, encoded by the coding sequence ATGACCACCGTTTCCTCGAGTACATCGTCCAACACGACGCAGAGCAGCACGAGTTCGTCCAGCTCGACCTCCTCGACCAACAGCGCGCAGAACGCGACGAAGACCGCCGCCCAGCAGCTGTTCACCTCGTTGCAGACGGGTTCGGGCATCGATCTGTCGACGATCGTCCCTTCGCTGATCGACGCGCAATTCTCGGTCCAGACCGCCGCGCTCAAGGCGAAGGCAGATACGCTGACGGCGCAGATCTCCGACGTCTCCTCGATCAAGAGTTCGATTACCGATTTCGCCTCCGCCCTGGCGTCGCTGGCCAAGGGCGGCACGCTCGCCACCCAGGCGGTCAGTTCGGACACCACCAGCCTGGGCGTAACCACCTCGGCGGGTGCCAAATTGTCGGGCCTATCCAAGTCGATCAGCATCAATGCACTGGCTACGGCACAGGTGTCGTCGACCAAGTCGGCCTATTCCACCACAGCGTCGCTCGGCACTGGCAGCCTGTCGATCAAGGTCGGCTCGAACGACGCGGTGTCGATCGACATCGGTAGCGCCGATTCCACCCCTGCGGCGCTCGCGGCCAAGATCAATGCGGCCAATACGGGCGTCAAAGCCTCGGTCATCACCGACTCCAGCGGCAATGCCTATCTGTCGTTCACCGGGGCCAGCGGCAAGGACAACAGCTTCACCATCACCGCGACAGAGGGCGATACGGCCGGGCTGTCCCGGCTCAACGTCGGCAACAACGCGAACGGCACCACCACCTCCTCGACCGCGGCCAATGCCAGTATCACGATGGACGGCGTGACCGTCGAGCGGTCGTCGAACACCGTAAACGATCTGGTCGACGGCGTGACGATGACCCTGTCGGCGGTGACCAGCAAGCCGGTCTCGCTGACCGGCGCGTCGCCGACCTCGGCGCTCAGCACCGTGGTGGGCAACTTCGTGTCGACCTTCAACGACAATATGACCGCGCTGAACAAGGCGATCGATCCGATCACCGGCGACCTGCGCAGCGACCCGGCCGCGCGGTCGCTCGCCCAGACGCTGCGCTCGCTGACCACCACGAAGCTGGTGCCGGGCAGCGCTGCCGGGCCGCAGACGCTGGCCGATCTGGGCGTGCGGACCGAAAAGGACGGGACGCTGACCATCGACCAGACGGTGCTGTCGCAAACGCTGAGCAAATATCCCGATGTCGTCGAACAGATGTTCCAGTCGAGCGGCGATAACATCATCGGCCTGTCGGCGCAGATGAACACCATCCAGATGTCGGCGACGAGCAGCGTCTACGGCCTGACGGCGTCGTACAACAATCTGACGTCGCAACAGTCCGACAATAGCGACGCGCAGACCGCGCTGACGGATCGGCGTCAGGTGGCCACCGACGCGATGACCGCACGCTTCGCGGCGATGAACACGGCCGTCACCCAATATAAATCGGTGCAGAGCTTCATGGATCAGCAGGTCAAGATGTGGACGAAGAGCAACTGA
- a CDS encoding flagellar hook-length control protein FliK, with the protein MMSSISSLTPSGTASARLGAGASAGDPMASAFAMLFALMPGVGDADGGDTQPKSDGDTAKDGKTSETDGKDVPSDAAALPVMPFAIPTLPLVPPEPDAKPVAASGASAAPITTLLATMPTLPDAAAASVGVTTPVASDTTKAPIAFDPLKATMPVPPAMTAPAAGDTDSGLPIMIRPDAPLAKTTLNTGTTVPIATQPPASLAMAAPAATRPDASVAAIPRETVPSVPTASVPGAAATTLEQAVRNTAPGIPLAIRADTVPTAIPVDGARAAPIRQDTPLRFTATNASASVVAPLPIEAPAPILQAGQTASAIQLFGLSIRGEQGSDPRIDRRKDDAALSVDPATLARADSLSAAPVAATTGAEQAPLDMTQHHWPQGMIDRIDRMREDAATADTRIQLSPDALGGIAVNLRQEDGATHIHFTADQAQTASMLADAQPTLARLAEEKGMRLGQTAVDMGQSGMGGERQAPPRRPDPVIPTRPAFTAATDPSDAGDPAAASTRIA; encoded by the coding sequence ATGATGTCCTCCATCTCCTCTCTCACGCCCTCCGGCACCGCCTCCGCCCGCTTGGGCGCCGGGGCCAGCGCGGGCGATCCGATGGCCTCCGCCTTCGCGATGCTCTTCGCGCTGATGCCGGGCGTGGGCGATGCGGATGGCGGTGACACCCAGCCCAAGTCGGACGGTGACACAGCCAAGGACGGCAAGACCTCCGAAACGGACGGCAAGGACGTGCCGAGCGATGCCGCCGCCTTGCCGGTGATGCCGTTCGCCATCCCGACCCTGCCGCTTGTGCCGCCCGAACCCGATGCGAAGCCGGTCGCGGCGTCCGGTGCCTCAGCCGCCCCGATCACGACGCTTCTGGCGACGATGCCGACCCTGCCGGACGCCGCGGCTGCGTCGGTGGGTGTGACCACCCCGGTCGCGTCCGATACGACCAAGGCACCCATCGCCTTCGACCCGCTCAAAGCCACCATGCCCGTGCCGCCCGCCATGACGGCGCCAGCGGCGGGTGACACAGACTCGGGCCTGCCGATCATGATCCGGCCCGATGCGCCGCTGGCGAAAACTACGTTGAATACCGGGACGACCGTTCCGATCGCGACGCAGCCTCCTGCATCGCTGGCAATGGCCGCTCCAGCGGCGACGCGTCCCGATGCGTCCGTCGCGGCGATCCCGCGTGAGACAGTGCCGAGCGTTCCGACCGCATCCGTCCCGGGTGCAGCGGCGACGACGCTCGAACAAGCCGTCCGTAACACGGCACCGGGCATCCCACTCGCAATTCGCGCCGATACCGTGCCGACTGCGATTCCCGTCGACGGCGCGCGCGCCGCGCCCATCCGGCAGGACACGCCCCTCCGCTTCACCGCGACGAACGCCTCCGCGTCCGTCGTCGCGCCGCTGCCGATCGAGGCCCCTGCCCCGATCCTGCAGGCCGGCCAGACCGCGTCCGCCATCCAGCTCTTCGGGCTGTCGATACGCGGCGAGCAAGGCTCCGACCCTCGCATCGATCGCCGCAAGGACGACGCCGCGCTGTCGGTCGATCCCGCGACGCTGGCGCGCGCCGACTCGCTGAGCGCCGCGCCGGTCGCCGCGACCACGGGGGCCGAACAGGCTCCGCTCGACATGACGCAACATCACTGGCCGCAGGGCATGATCGACCGCATCGACCGGATGCGTGAGGACGCCGCCACCGCCGACACCCGTATCCAGCTATCGCCCGACGCGCTGGGCGGCATCGCGGTGAACCTGCGCCAGGAGGACGGCGCGACGCATATCCACTTCACCGCCGACCAGGCGCAGACCGCCTCGATGCTCGCCGACGCCCAGCCGACGCTGGCGCGGCTGGCCGAGGAAAAGGGGATGCGTCTGGGCCAGACGGCGGTCGACATGGGCCAGTCGGGCATGGGCGGCGAGCGACAGGCGCCACCGCGCCGTCCCGACCCCGTCATCCCCACCCGCCCGGCCTTTACGGCCGCCACCGATCCCAGCGACGCCGGAGACCCGGCCGCTGCCTCCACCCGAATCGCCTGA